One stretch of Lachnospiraceae bacterium oral taxon 096 DNA includes these proteins:
- a CDS encoding FAD-dependent oxidoreductase has protein sequence MKEYDLIVVGTGAGNIVLEAALAKGLKCAQIEKGKFGGTCLTRGCIPTKVLVTAADFIREAQKIERIGIAPFEKPRIDWEKLSHRVWAKIDESKELEQFYMNEKNLDVYKGCGYFTGEKSMKVALASGGVSEEITAKVIVLAVGGRTKIPNIEGLEEVGYLTSENLFGKDYPKSVFHRLIIIGGGPIGTEFAHVFSAAGSKVTIIQHNVRLLPKEDVQVSEKLLENIREFGIGVELNQDTISVRREGEDKVLLIRDIATGEEKEIRADEILVAPGIVSNADLLHLERTKVTVDRRGYIETNEFLETNAEGIYALGDCNGKAPFRHKANYEADILSHNLYLRTEENDWRFAEYDLVPAVTYTYPQVGHVGMTKEQAEAAGYTVSVGLHHYSQTSKGYSLGMMEGEVDDGFVKVIVEKKSGKILGAHVIGEQASILFQPFLNLMNAGKHLLRAIHPEIGSEQTKVLRAKKYVRNLEPNVISTINETMVPHPALSEVAMWTQYYVDYKE, from the coding sequence ATGAAGGAATACGATTTAATTGTTGTAGGAACGGGAGCAGGAAATATTGTTTTAGAGGCTGCGCTGGCTAAGGGGCTAAAATGTGCACAGATTGAAAAGGGAAAATTTGGAGGAACTTGTCTGACGAGAGGTTGTATTCCAACAAAAGTCCTCGTTACTGCTGCAGATTTTATTCGAGAGGCTCAAAAAATTGAACGAATTGGCATTGCACCATTTGAGAAGCCAAGAATTGATTGGGAAAAGTTATCTCATCGTGTGTGGGCAAAGATCGATGAAAGTAAGGAATTAGAGCAGTTCTATATGAATGAAAAAAATCTCGATGTCTACAAAGGATGTGGATATTTTACTGGTGAAAAGTCAATGAAGGTAGCTTTGGCATCTGGTGGAGTGAGCGAAGAAATCACAGCCAAGGTGATTGTCCTTGCTGTTGGTGGTCGAACAAAAATTCCAAATATCGAAGGGCTTGAGGAAGTGGGCTATTTGACTAGTGAAAATTTATTTGGAAAAGATTATCCGAAATCAGTATTTCACAGATTAATCATTATCGGAGGTGGACCAATTGGAACAGAATTTGCCCATGTATTTTCAGCTGCTGGAAGTAAGGTGACAATCATCCAGCATAATGTTCGACTTTTACCAAAGGAAGATGTACAAGTCAGTGAAAAACTACTGGAAAATATTCGAGAATTTGGTATTGGGGTAGAGCTAAATCAGGATACGATTTCTGTTCGGAGAGAGGGAGAGGACAAGGTTTTATTGATTCGAGATATTGCAACGGGAGAAGAAAAGGAAATTCGAGCAGATGAAATTTTAGTTGCCCCAGGAATTGTGAGCAATGCAGATTTATTGCATTTGGAGAGGACAAAGGTAACGGTAGATAGGCGTGGCTATATCGAGACCAATGAATTTTTAGAGACCAATGCGGAGGGAATTTATGCACTTGGAGATTGCAATGGAAAGGCACCATTTCGCCACAAGGCAAATTATGAGGCAGATATTTTGTCACATAATTTGTATTTACGCACAGAGGAAAACGATTGGCGGTTTGCAGAGTATGACCTTGTGCCCGCAGTGACCTATACCTATCCTCAGGTCGGACATGTGGGAATGACGAAGGAACAAGCTGAGGCTGCAGGTTATACGGTGAGTGTTGGTCTTCATCACTATTCTCAGACAAGTAAGGGGTATTCTCTGGGAATGATGGAGGGGGAAGTGGATGATGGATTTGTTAAGGTGATTGTGGAAAAAAAGAGTGGAAAGATTTTGGGTGCCCATGTCATTGGCGAGCAGGCTTCGATTCTTTTTCAACCATTTTTAAATTTAATGAATGCGGGAAAACATTTATTGCGTGCAATTCATCCAGAAATTGGTTCTGAACAAACAAAAGTACTGCGTGCAAAGAAATATGTGAGAAATCTGGAGCCAAATGTCATCTCGACAATCAATGAGACAATGGTGCCACACCCAGCTTTATCTGAAGTTGCAATGTGGACGCAGTATTATGTGGATTATAAAGAATAG
- a CDS encoding AAA family ATPase, translated as MIFYRLTLSYREKEEDEDSESIAEKIEQINESLGAHCGLDERLSMCIVGARKSTVDVVVACDLEKVEWEDCQSYVLEIFSEYWSELKGVCVEKREEITPTHLKWLLKRARGMGYVDEMDSFASDLRVDYFDNYLYHIKEKCYQVPLSYEMAMKRAKGIMADESFIEELERIYAKENIKKFYGNPVHYCLRVGSKETAQEMIDILIPALKTNERLLGTRCEYIYDIDEGCYEEDDVQNIFEAAKGCAVVIDMGESDGMDGNYSSAYEKVIHYFQILIEKYHHKTLMFFIDSTKNPGFSRSLIAKVEGTLDLVEICEGSGSYEKSIEYFQLLSQKTDFPASRQEVMEVLTEEKTYTTSQVQQLYDQWYSIQLKTKVYQSYRGHKTKKLTKEMKTSEPYKVLQEMIGLEKIKGLVDQIISLANIQRLRRQMGLPKVETSLHMIFMGNPGTAKTSVARLLAQILKKEGVLEVGHCIEVGRSDLVAKYVGWTAKSVSEKFREARGGVLFIDEAYALVDDANNFGDEAINTIVQEMENHREDVVVIFAGYPEKMKEFLNKNEGLRSRIAFHLSFPDYNAQEMTEIFALLAKKKDIILSDEVREKCQSIFKKICGHEEFGNGRFARNLLEQALMRQAQRIFSREGEDEISREEILTLKVEDIDENLDFRAVDKKRIGFLG; from the coding sequence ATGATTTTTTATAGATTGACATTAAGTTATAGAGAAAAGGAAGAAGATGAAGATAGCGAAAGCATTGCTGAAAAGATTGAGCAAATCAATGAGAGTCTGGGGGCACATTGTGGACTGGATGAGCGTCTTTCTATGTGTATTGTTGGAGCAAGAAAGAGTACAGTTGATGTCGTAGTGGCCTGTGATTTAGAAAAGGTGGAGTGGGAAGATTGCCAAAGCTATGTCTTAGAAATTTTTTCAGAATATTGGAGCGAATTAAAAGGTGTTTGTGTAGAAAAGCGGGAAGAAATTACACCTACTCATTTAAAGTGGCTGTTAAAGAGGGCTAGGGGAATGGGCTATGTGGATGAAATGGATAGTTTTGCTTCCGACCTTCGTGTCGACTATTTTGACAACTATCTCTATCATATCAAAGAAAAATGCTATCAAGTACCACTTTCTTATGAGATGGCCATGAAAAGAGCAAAGGGGATTATGGCCGATGAGAGCTTTATAGAAGAATTAGAGCGCATCTATGCTAAGGAAAACATAAAAAAATTCTATGGAAATCCTGTGCACTACTGCTTGCGTGTAGGAAGTAAAGAAACCGCACAAGAAATGATTGATATTTTAATTCCTGCATTAAAGACGAATGAGCGTCTATTGGGGACACGCTGTGAGTATATCTATGATATTGATGAGGGATGTTATGAAGAAGATGATGTGCAAAATATTTTTGAGGCGGCTAAAGGATGTGCAGTCGTGATTGACATGGGAGAGAGCGATGGGATGGATGGCAACTATTCCTCTGCCTATGAGAAGGTCATTCATTATTTTCAGATTTTAATTGAAAAATATCATCATAAGACATTGATGTTTTTTATTGACAGCACAAAAAATCCTGGATTTTCAAGGAGTTTAATTGCCAAAGTAGAGGGCACATTGGATTTGGTTGAAATCTGTGAGGGATCGGGAAGTTATGAAAAATCTATTGAATATTTTCAATTATTAAGTCAAAAGACAGATTTTCCTGCCTCAAGACAAGAGGTTATGGAGGTATTGACAGAGGAAAAGACCTACACCACTTCTCAGGTTCAACAATTATATGACCAGTGGTACAGTATACAATTAAAAACGAAGGTCTATCAATCTTATCGAGGGCATAAGACAAAAAAGTTAACGAAGGAAATGAAAACTTCAGAACCATACAAGGTATTGCAGGAAATGATTGGATTAGAAAAAATCAAAGGCTTGGTTGATCAAATCATTTCTCTTGCCAATATACAAAGATTGCGAAGACAGATGGGACTTCCCAAAGTGGAAACTTCCTTACATATGATTTTTATGGGAAATCCTGGAACAGCAAAGACAAGTGTGGCAAGATTATTGGCACAAATTTTAAAGAAAGAAGGAGTGCTTGAAGTTGGGCATTGCATTGAAGTTGGCAGGTCAGATCTTGTGGCCAAGTATGTGGGCTGGACGGCAAAGAGCGTGAGTGAGAAGTTTAGAGAAGCGAGGGGTGGCGTGCTCTTTATTGATGAGGCTTATGCATTGGTTGATGATGCCAATAACTTTGGTGATGAGGCTATCAATACCATTGTGCAAGAAATGGAAAATCACAGGGAAGATGTGGTGGTTATTTTTGCGGGCTATCCAGAAAAGATGAAGGAGTTTTTAAATAAAAATGAGGGACTGCGAAGCAGAATTGCCTTTCACTTATCTTTTCCAGACTACAATGCACAGGAGATGACAGAAATTTTTGCCTTGCTGGCCAAGAAAAAGGACATCATTTTGAGCGATGAGGTTCGAGAAAAATGTCAAAGTATCTTTAAGAAAATTTGTGGACATGAGGAATTTGGAAATGGACGATTTGCCAGAAACTTATTGGAGCAGGCCTTGATGCGTCAGGCACAGCGGATTTTTTCTAGAGAGGGAGAGGACGAAATTAGCCGAGAGGAAATATTGACACTGAAAGTTGAGGACATTGATGAAAACTTGGATTTTCGTGCAGTAGATAAAAAACGCATTGGATTTTTGGGATAA